The Candidatus Bathyarchaeota archaeon genome segment TAAGCTCGTGCAAAGGTAACGTGGAGACGTAGGGTATAGCGTCTGGGGGCTTAAATCCCCTAGGCCTATCTGCAAGCTCCTCGACCCTACTGTCTACACCCTTCGTGAGACGCCTACCGCACACAGGGCATCTATAGCCGATCCTAGCAGCCGCCTCTGGTGAAAGTGGACCTACCCCGCATTTCCTATGACCCGACCAGTGGTATCTCGGGGGCCTCTAACGGCCTTTCCCGTAGGCCGGGTCCACCTCGATAGTCATCAAAATCCTAGACGGGTCTTTCCTCCTGACCGCGTCGGCCAGCTCTCGATAGGAGGGCTCCTTAAGGTCGAAGACAACTGCCTCCCTCCCTATCCGGTAGGGGTAGGGGCTGTGGGCGTCTGAGAAGCTCAAGAGCGTATACCTATCCAAGGCTGAAACCCTCCAGTTCATCGGAGGGTCTGAGCTGAGCCCCGTCTCGAGGGCGTGTATATGCCTAGTCATGTCTCCGTAACACTCCTCCATCTTGTCTACGCCGCTCATGGCGCCGAACAAGCCCCACCAAGGCGTCCAGGCGTGGGCCGGGAAGACGAGTATATCCCTAGAGGCCTCCATGAGAACCTCGACCAGCTCAGCAGGATCCATCTTGAACACCGGTCTACCGTCGGAGTCTAGGTCTCCGTAGCGGCTGAGCCTTTCTCTAACGTCCTCCGCCACGTCTAAGCTAGGCATGAGGATCACATGGTGTATCCTCCTAGCCTTACCCATGTACTCGTGTATGGTTGCGACCTCGGTTTGTACTAGGAAGTATATGCTTCCTCCCTCTCGGGTCTTGTAGAGCCCAGAACCGTCAACCTCGACAAGCTTCTCCCTAAGCTCTCTAAGCCATATTCCGTGTAAAGCGTCGCCGGTCCCTACTATGCCTAACCCCTTCATCGAGGCGTAGAACTCTATCTCCTCGAGCGTCATGTTGCGGCTTGTAGCCGCCGAGTAGCGGCTGTGGACGTGAAGGTCCGCGTAGAACCTAGCCAAAACGAACACCCACCCTTTATAGAAGAAGGACCGTGACAGCGTTAAGCTTTTTCCCAGAGCAGGTTCTCTATGTTAGAACGTGTTATAGATGACCGTGGCTAGGGAGTATCCAAGCCGTCCGATCGTCGGCGTAGGTGTCCTAGTCAAACGAGGTGATAAGGTGCTATTGGTCAGACGAAGGTTCGACCCAGGTAGGGGTAAATGGTCCATACCAGGCGGTCTCGTCGAGCTGGGTGAAACCGTACGAGACGCTGCTTTGCGGGAGGTCTACGAGGAGACCGGGTTAAACGTCAAACTCGACCGGCTACTGGGGGTGGTGGATTACATAGAGAGGGATAAACGCG includes the following:
- a CDS encoding NUDIX hydrolase, translated to MTVAREYPSRPIVGVGVLVKRGDKVLLVRRRFDPGRGKWSIPGGLVELGETVRDAALREVYEETGLNVKLDRLLGVVDYIERDKRGRVRFHYVLVDFLAYVEEPKEVRPSEEFIEVKWVKTSEMSRYDITDSLKKLLDETEV